The Candidatus Methylomirabilota bacterium genomic sequence TATCCGTCGCTCCCCGCCGGCAGATTTGCCCGAGTAGGGGCTACTCGCTCACCTCCTCCGACCGCCGGATCGGTGACACTCGGGCCGGTGCGGTCACGGCAGGATGCCGATCGCGCGGCCGGGACCGCCGTGATTGTTCTCGTACTTCGGCGCGAGGAACACGAAGAAGCCGCCGGTGGGCGGCAGAGCGCCGACGCCGGTGAGGAACTCCACGAAGACGGCCTCGCGAGAGGCGGCCGCCCAGTGGGTCATCGTCGCTTCTTCCCCGTTCACCGAGCCCATGCTGGGCGCGTCGGTGCCGATGCACTTCACGCCCTTGTCCAGGATGTAGTTCACGGTCTCCGGGGTAGGAGAGGGCCATCCTTCCGAGTGGCCGTTCAGCGGAGCTGCGGTATTCGGGTCCTCGACCCCGCGCTGGAGCTCCCGGAAGTGCGCGTCGGTGTGCCCGCTCTTGAACAGGATGACCTCGCCGGCCTTGATCGGCCCGTACAGGCGCTCGTGAGCCTGCACGTCTTCCACCCGGATCGCCGGTGAGGCGGGCCAGCTCTCGCGCCGGGTCGTGCCGATCCGCGCGGTGACGTCGACGACGCGCGCCGGGCCCATGCAGTAGTGCGGCGGAACCTTGTCGGATGTCATGTCGGTCGTCTTGATCTTGCCGAACTTCGCCTCGTATTTCTGCTGAACGCCCTTGGTCCAGGCATTGTACGAGCCGAAGTCGAATCCCGTCGGTGGCCCGAAGTGAGCCGGGGGATCCATGTGGGTGCCGGTATGGGCGTCCATCAGATGATTGTTCACCCGGTACGGTCCCATCCACCCCGTGTAGGTGTTCGTGTGGAGCACGCGGTACGGGTAGACGTAGTTGCCGACGCCGGCGCCCGGCCACCAGACCGGCAGCTCCTGCGCGAGCGTGACCGAGAGGTCGACCACGCGGTGCGCCCGCACCGCCTTCAGCAGCTCGCCGGCGAGCTTGGTGTCGGTGATCGCCACCGAGCGCGATTCGCCGGTCGGCGATCCGCGATGCTTCGGGGTCAGCGTGATGTAGAGCGAGCCATTCGGCACGCGGTCGAGCGCCATGAGCCCCTCGGTGTGGACGGCGCCGTACTTGAAGTGGCCGAGGTGGCTCTCGATGGCCAGGGGGTTCTGGAAGCTCGAGTCGGGGCCCTTGGTGACGTAACGGGGCGGGCCGAACGCGCCCATGCTCGGGCTGTCGATCCCCATGACGCGCACGCCCTTGGAGCCGACGTACTCCGAGGCGTCGTAGTCCGGCGCGGGCCAGGCCGGCGACTTGCCGTCGAAGGGGGAAACGATGAGTCGGGCGCCCTCGGGCATCGGCTTGTCGTACTTGTCGTCGTAACCGCTCCAGTAGAGCACCGCGTCGCCCGCCTGCAGCGCGCGGTGCGCGCGCTCCGCGGCCTGCACCATGTCCCGGGTGACGATCGGGCTCTCGCCGTTCTTGGCCTGATCGAGGATCGTCCGGGCGTCGATCTTGACGACCTCGCCGAGCCACTGCCAGATCGGAACCTTGTCGCAGGTCAGCGTGCCCCAGTAGCCGGCGTTCGGCAGTCCGCTGTCGGGCGGCGGCACCATGTGCGGCGGGCAGTCCACCTGGTTGGCGGTGTTCTCGTCGACGATGAGCAGGTCCGAGGCCCAGGGCCCGTCCGGTCCCCACTTGTGGTACGGCACGATGATCGGCTGCTCGTGGCCACCCGGCCACCACTGCACTCGATTGGTGTAGACGGTCGGTGTGAGATCGACGACGCCGTTGGGCGCCACCGGATCGTAGGCCTCCGCGGCGAATGGGCCGAGCGCCGCGAAGAGACACAGCAGCGTGAGCGCAACGAGGTGAGCCATGCGAGCCTCCTTCTTCGGTGACGCGATGCACGACGAGAAAACGACCGCTCCTCTCTGTCGAACAGGAACCGCAGTCCGACCGCGAGGTCAAGCCCCGGTTCATCGTCGCGCCGTGGGCGCGCCCGACCGCCCGGGCCGGACGCGCTGGCCGGAGATCGCGGCCCGGCGGTATGATGCGCCCGTCATGAGCCAGGCGACCGCCCCTCCGCTGGCGATCGAGCCCATCGCGACGCCGTTCGAGGCGACGGTCGCGCTGCCCGGCTCGAAGAGCTATTCCAATCGGGCGCTGCTGGTCGCCGCGCTGGCCCGCGGACGCTCCGAGATCACCGGCGCCCTGTGGTCCGACGACACGCGCTACATGCATCGGGCCCTCGAGACGCTCGGGGTGCGCGTGCACGCGGACGAGGCGACGCGCACCTTCGTGATCGACGGCGTGGACGGGCGCTTTCCCGCCTCGGAGGCCACCCTCGAGATCGGCAACGCGGGGACGGCCGCGCGCTTCCTGACCGCGGCGGTGGCCCTCGGCCACGGCACGTTCGTGATCGACGGGTCCCCCGCGATGCGCAAGCGCCCGATCCAGCCCCTGCTCGACGGCCTCCGCGCGCTCGGGGTGGACGCGGAGAGCCGCGAGGGCACCGGCTGCCCGCCGGTGATCGTGCGAGCCCGCGGCATGGCCGGCGGGCGGGCGCGCATGCGTGGCGACATCTCGAGCCAGTACTTCAGCGCGCTGCTGCTGGCCGCGCCCTACGCCGAGCGCGGCATGGAGATCGAGGTCGAGGGCGACCTGGTCTCCGCGCCTTACATCGCCATGACGCTCTCGACGATGGAAGCCTTCGGAGTCGGCGCGGAGCGCGAGGGCGATCGGCACTTCCGCGTGCCCGCGGGCCAGCGCTACGAGGCGCGCGACTACCCGGTGGAGCCGGACGCCTCCGGCGCGTCCTACTTCTTCGCGGCCGCCGCGGTGACGGGCAGCCGGGTGATCGTGCCGCGGCTCGGCCACGCCTCGGTCCAGGGCGACCTGGGGCTGCTCGACGTCCTGCGGCGGATGGGCTGCGAGGTCTCGGTCGAGGACGAGGAGATCACGGTCCAGGGACCGTCGCAGCTGCGCGCGGTGGACGCCGACTTCACGCGCATGGGCGACGTGGCCACGACGCTGATGGCGATCGCCCCGTTCGCCGACGGGCCGGTGACCGTCCGCGGCATCGCCCAGACCCACTTCGAGGAGAGCGATCGCCCGGTCGCCGCCGCGACCGAGCTGCGACGCATGGGCCTGCGGGTGGAGAGCGAGTGGGACTCGGTGACGATCCATCCGGGCATGCCCCAACCGACCGACGTGCAGACCTACGAGGACCACCGCATCGCGATGAGCTTCGCGGTGACCGGCCTGCGCGCCCCCGGCATCCGGATCGTCGATCCGTCGTGCGTGTCGAAGACGTTTCCCGACTACTTTCGCGCGCTGGGGGGCCTCGCCGTCGGCGCATGACCACCTCCGCGCGGTTCGTGGGCGGCCATCCGGACGCGCGGTGGGCTTCCCGACGGACCGCGACGGTCAGAGGACCGAGCGCACCAGGCCTCCGTCGGCGAGGATGGTGGTCGCGGTGATGTAGCTGGACTTGCCGGAGGCCAGGAAGGCGACCGCGTGCGCCAGCTCCCGCGGCTCGCCGAGGCGTCCCACCGCGGTCTCGGCCGCGCGCTGGGCCAGCGCCTCCTCCAGCGGAATTCCGAGCTGTTTGGCGCGCGCGCCCACGTTGGAGAGCATGCGCTCGCTCATGATGCTGTGGTACGCTTCGCCCGCGCGCCGGAGCGCTCCGGCTATCCCCTTCGACGAGGTGTGACGATGCGGCCGAACAAGATCAAACAGATGTGGCGCGACGGCAAGTGCGTGACGATGGGCTGGCTGTCGGTGTCCAACGGGTTCACCGCGGAGGTGATGGCGCGTCAGGGCTTCGACGCCCTGGTCATCGACATGCAGCACGGCCTCACCGACATGGCCAACCTCTGGCCCATGCTGCAGGCCGTCTCCCAGACCGATACGGTGCCGGTGGTGCGCGTGGCGTGGAACGACCCGGCCACCATCATGAAGGCGCTCGATTTCGGCGCCTACGGCATCCTGGTGCCGCTGATCAACACCGCGGCGGACGCCGCGAAGGCGGTGGCGGCGTGCCGCTATCCGCCGGTCGGCATGCGCTCGTCGGGGCCGGTGCGCGCGGTGCACTACGGCGGCGCCGACTACGTGGCCAACGCCAACGACGAGATCGTCTTGATGGCGATGATCGAGACCAAGGAGGGCCTCGCCAACCTCGACGCGATCTGCGCGACGCCCGGCCTCGACTGCATCTACATCGGCCCCGCCGACCTGTCGTTCGCGCTCGGACTGCCTCCGCGGGGCGACAACCCGGACCCGGTGCACATGGCTACCTGCGACCGCATCCGCGACGCGGCCCACAAGCACGGCAAGAAAGCGGCGATGCACTGCGCGAGCGCCGCGTTCGCGGCCGGCGCGGTGAAGCGCGGCTTCGATCTCGTGATGCTCTGCTCGGACCTGGCCAGCATGGTCGCGGGCGTGCGCAAGCAGCTGGATGATCTGAAGGCCGCCACCGTGTGAGGCGGCGGGAGGGGCTTCGGTGAGCGCACCGCTCCGCCCGACCACGCTCGAGGTGGATCTCGACGCGGCCGCGCACAACGTGGGGGCGGTGCGCCGGCTCGTGGGCCCGGACCGGCGCGTTTTTGCCGTGGTGAAGGCGGATGGCTACGGTTTCGGCGCCGTCGAGATGGGCGCGGTCTTCGCGCGGAGCGGCGCGGACTGGCTGGCGGTGGCCGACCTCTCCGAGGGCGTGCGGCTCCGCGAGCGCGGGCTCACCGTGCCGATCCTCGTCTACCCGAACTCGCTGCCCGGCGCGGCCGCCGACGCGCTCGCCCACCGACTGGTGCCGACACTGGTCGATCTCGAGTCCGCGCGGGCCTACTCGCAGGCCGCGGCCGGCCCCTGCGAGATCTTCGTGAAGGTGGACGTCGGGCTCGAGCGGCTCGGCGTGCCGGCCGAGCAGGCGGTGAAGACCATCCTGGCGATGCTGGAGCTGCCGCGCCTGACGCTCGGTGGCCTCTGCGCCCATCCCCACGCCGAGCCGGGCGGCGACCCCGCGTACGCGGACTGGCAGGCGGGCCGCTTCACCGCGGTGGTGGACGAGCTGGAAGCGCGCGGAGTCCGGGTGCCGGTGCGCCTGCTGGCCGCCAGCCCGTTCGTGCTGCGCTTCCCGCACACCTACCTCAACGCGGTGGATCCCGGGCGCATGCTCTACGGCATCACGTTCCCCGGCGAGACGCCGCCGGTGCCGTTGCGCCCGGCGCTCCGCGCGCTGACCACCCGGATCATCGCGATGAAGGAGCTGACCCCGCGCGAGCGGTTCATCGAGCAGGCGCCGTTCCCGGTGACCGCGCCGATGCGCCTCGGGGTGATGCCCATGGGCAGCGCGGACGGGCTGCGGTGGCTCAACGCCGGCCGCGTGCTGGTGCGGGGACGCGCCGCGTCCCTCGTCGGCGCGCCGTCGCTCGAGCACACCCGGATCGACCTGACCGCGGTGCCGGACGCCACCGTGGGCGACGAGGTCGTGATCATCGGCCGCCAGGGCGATCTCGAGATCACGCCCGCCGAGGTCGCGGCCCGTCACGGCCTCGGCCCGCACCACGTCGCGACCACCGTCGGCCCCCGCGTCACCCGCGTCTACCGCCGGGGTCAGGTCTTGCATTACGACATTTGAGAGGGAGGACGCCGCATGCCCAAGGTGCTGACGCAGGCCCAGATCGAGACGTTCGAGCGCGACGGCTGCCTGTCTCCGGTGCGCGCGATGAGCGCGGAGCGCGCGCGCTACTACCGGGAGCGGTTCGAGGCGCTCGAGGCGCGCGTTCCCGACATCAAGAAGATGAAGACCAAGTCGCACCTGCTCGCGCCGTGGGTGCTCGAGATCGCCGAGGACCCGCACGTGCTCGACATCTTCGAGGATCTGGTCGGGCCGAACCTTCGCTGCTGGAGCATGGCCTGGCGGGTGAAGAAGGCCGACCGCGAGACCTTCGCGGGCTGGCACCAGGACTCGGCGTACGGGGCGGCGCGGCCGGTCATCCTGGGCGGCCTGGCCCTGTCCGAGTGCGGGGTCGCGCAGGGCTGCCTGCGCGGCGTGCCCGGCTCGCACAAGTGGGGCATTCTCAAGCACGCCGAGAAGGACGACCCCAAGAGCATCCTCGCCAAGGGCCAGTTCATCGTCGACGAGTTCGACGAGTCCAAGGCGGTGGATTTCTCGCTCCAGCCCGGCGAGATGGTCATGTTCGACAACTCGCTCGTGCACAGCTCGGGGACGAACGTCGGGCCCGACCGCCGCTTCCTGCTGCTGGTCGAGATGGTGCCCACGTGGGCCCGGCCCGCGCGCGTCAAGCAGGCCGCGATGCTCATGCGCGGCGAGGACACCTCCGGCAATTTCGACGACGAGCCGCGGCCCGACGCGGAGTGGTCGGAGACCGCGGTGGCCAACTGGACGCGCATCGTCGAATCGCGCGCCAAGCTCATCTTCGAGGACAGCGCGGTCGCGCCGAGCGTCGCCTACGGTGGCACCCGCGCCGCCACGTAGCGCGGGCCGATGAAAATCAGCCCGCGCGTAGTGGCAGGCGGCTAACGGTCCTGATCCGCGCTAGGCGGGGTGGGTGGCGGCCCAGTGGCGGGCGATGTCGATGCGGCGGGTGAACCACACGTCCCGGTGACTCGCGATGTAGTCGAGCGCGCGCTCGAGGCCGGCGGCGCGCGACGGATGGCCGATCAGCCGCAGGTGCAAGCCCAGTGACATCATCTTGGGCTGGGTCTTGCCCTCGCGATAGAGCACGTCGAAGCCGTCCTTCACGAACGCGAAGTAGTCGTCGGCGGTGAAGAAGCCGCCGCTGCCGAACTTGGAGTCGTTGACGGTGAGGCTGTAGGGCACGACGAGGTGCGGGCGGCCGTCGACGCGCACCCAGTAGGGGAGCTCGTCGTTGTAGGCGTCGGAGTCGTAGAGGAAGCCGCCCTCCTCCACCACCAGGCGGCGCGTGTTCACGCTGGGGCCATAGCGGCAGTACCAGCCGAGCGGCCGCTCGCCCACCGTCCGCTGCATCGACTCGACCGCCTTCCGGATGTGCTCGCGCTCCTCGACCTCGGTGAGCTCGTAGTGCTTGACCCAGCGCCAGCCGTGCGAGCAGACGTCCCAGCCCGACTCGCGGATGGCGGCCGCGACCTTGGGATTGCGCTCGAGCGCCAGCGCGCAGCCGAACACGGTCAGCGGGAGCCTCCGCTCGGTGAAGATGCGGCGCACGCGCCAGAAGCCGACGCGGCTGCCGTACTCGAAGAGGCCCTCGGCGGCGAGATCGCGGCCCTTCACGCCGTACGCGCCCGCGCCCGCCTCGGTCAGGGTGGCCTCGGAGAAGCCGTCGTCCTGCGCGTTGTACTCCGAGCCTTCCTCGTAGTTCATGACGAAGTTGATCGCGATCCGCGCGTCCCCCGGCCAGTGCGGGTGCGGGGGAGTGCCGCCGTAGCCCACGAGATCGCGCTCCCGCCCCGCCGACACGACTAGGACCCTTCGGGCAGGACGATGGTCAGCGGCGCGTCGACCGGCACGAACTCCTCGTCGCCGGCGGTGCCGTCGCGCCACATCAGCACCGCGAACGAGGCCGGCCCATCCAGCACGGTGAGCGGATGGTGCCAGGTCCCCATCGCGTAGGTGACGCCCTGTCCGGCGCGGGCCACGAAGGCGCGCAGGCGGCCGAGGTCGGGGCCGCCACCCGCGGCATCGAGCGTGGCCAGGACCACGTAGCGCGACACCGCGAGAGGGATGAAGGTCTGCGACGAGTGCTGGTGGCGCTCGAGCACGGTCACGCGCATGGGAAACGTGGCCTTCGGCGCCACGGTCGCCACCGCCAGCGACACCGGCGCGTGCGGTCGGCCGTTGGCGAGCGTGTCGCTCAGATACGTCCGGCCCGGAACGGTCGATCCCTCCAGGACCGCTCCGAACGGCTTGAAGGTGTCTCCGGTCAGCGGCTCGGCGACGATGCGCATCGGGAATTCCTCCGACGACGGGACGGGACGAGGAGCCTGCGCGCTGGCGCGCATCCTACCACACGCCTCGCGCGCGGGTTATCCTCGTGCGGGCGCCGGACCCTCTGGCGTCGAGATCGCGTCGCGGAGGCCGTCATGCGCTATCGCCCGTTCGGTCGCACCGGTCTGCAGGTGTCGGTGGTGGGATTCGGCTGCTGGCCGATGGCTGGCGATCGCTACGGCGCCATCGAGGATGACGAGGCCATCCGCGCGATCCATCGCGCGCTGGACCGCGGCGTGAACTGCGTGGACACCGCGCCGGCCTACGGCGCCGGCCACTCGGAGGAGGTCGTGGCGCGCGCGCTCGAGGGACGACGCCAGGATGTGATCCTGGTCACCAAGTGCGGGGTGAAGGCGCCGCCCCTCGGCCAGCCCGGGCCGCTGCGCGACGCCAGCCGCGCCAGCATCTTCCGCGAGATCGAGGCGAGCCTCGAGCGCCTGCGCACCGACTGGGTCGACGTCCTGCTCGTGCACTGGCCGGACGCGGGCACGCCGGTCGAGGAGACGATGCGCGCCCTCGAGGACCTGGTGGCCTCCGGCCGCGCGCGCTTCGTCGGCGTCTCCAACTTCACCGGGGCGATGCTCGCCGAGTGCATGCGCACCCGCCGGGTGGACGTCTCGCAGGTCGGCTATCACATGTTCGACCGGCGCCAGGAGCAGGAGACGTTCCCGTACTGTCGCGTCGAGGGCATCGGGGTCATGGGCTACGGCTCGCTCGGCCACGGGCTGCTCACCGGCGCCTTCACCGCCGCGACCACGTTCGATCCGGCGCGCGACTGGCGCGCGGGCGGCGTCGCCTTCGGGCAGCCGATCTTTCGCGGCGAGAACCTCAAGACCAACGTGGGCGTGGCCGACCGCCTGCGCCGCGAGGTGGCCGACCCGCGCGGGGTGCCGCTCAGCCAGATCGCGCTGGCCTGGGTGCTGGCCAACCCCGCGGTCAGCACCGCGCTGGTGGGCGCGCGCACTCCCGCCGAGGTGGACGCCAACGACGCGGGCGCCGAGCTCGAGCTGTCCTCGGCGGAGCGCGCGACGATCGACGCCATTCTCGCGGGGGCGGTCGGGCGCGTGCGCGAGTTCACCCCGCTGCGCCCCGCGATGGAGCCCTGGGGCGCGGAGCTGCGCGCGTGAGTGACGGGGTCAGGTCTTGCATTACGACATTTTTGCCGCGCCAGGCGACATCGCCGCTTGCCACGAAAATGTCGTAATGCAAGACCTGACCCCGGGCCTACTGCGCCAGGGCGCCGCCGTCGATGACGATCTCGCTGCCGGTCATGTAGGAGGAGTCGTCGGAGGCGAGGAAGAGGACCGCGCTCACGATCTCGGCCACCGTGCCCATGCGCTGCAACGGCACGCGCTGCAGGCGCCGCTCCATCGCCTCGCGGTCGCGGAAGGCGCTGTGGAACATCTCGGTGTCGACCGGGCCCGGGTGCACCGAGTTACAGCGGATGCGGTCCTTGGCGTGCTGGCTGGCCGTCACCTTGGTGAAGATCCGGATGGCGCCCTTGCTCGCCGCGTAGGCCGGCTCCTGGTGCAGCGACTGGCCGATGCCGGCCACCGAGGAGATGTTGACGATGGAGCCGCCGCCGGTGCGGCGCATCGCGGGGATCGCGTGCTTGGTGCCGAGGAACACGCCCTTGGCGTTGATCGCCATCACCTGGTCCCACTCGGCGGCGGTGCGCTCCTCGATGGGCACCTTGGGAATCACGATGGCCGCGTTGTTGATCAGGATGTCGAGCCGTCCGTGGCGATCGGCCGCGAGCTTGATCGCGCTCTGCCAGTCCATCTCGCTCGTCACGTCGAGATGGACGTAGATCGCGTCGCCGCCGGCGGCCCGGATCTCCGACTCGACCTTCTTGCCCTCGTCGTCCCGGATGTCGCCGAAGACGACCTTCGCGCCCTCCCGGGCGAAGGTCTGCGCCTCCGCCGCGCCCTGGCCTCGCGCCCCACCGCTGATCAATGCGACCTTCCCGTCGAGCTTTCCCATGGCCGCCGATCATATCTCTTCGCGGGGCCATGGTCGACCAGGTCGCCGCGGGCTCCGCGCCCGGTCGCGCCGGTCTCGCGAGCGCGGTCGCGTGTCGTTGTTTCACGCCGGCGGGTAACTTCTACACGGCACTTTGTCCGCGGCGGTCCTCACCGTCGACTCTCCCGTCGAAGTGACGCGATGATGCGGTCTGGCACAGCCGATGCTGCCATTTCAGCTGAGCAGGTATCAGATTTCGGAGGTGATTGAGCATGCAGCGAGACAAGAAGGACAAGATCCTCGGCGTCGTGACCATGGGCGCGCTCTGTCTGATGGCCACGTCTCCGGCCGTCGCCCAGACGGACCGTGGCGGCCCCGGCGCGGCCGCCCCCCCGGGCAAGCTCGCCGACCGGATGCCCGGCACCGAAACACAGCGGATGGAGCGCGGCGCGTATCCCACCCAGAGCGCGCAGAGCGGCGCGGCCATGTCCGGCGACGACGCGACCGATCTGCGCGGGTTGCCGGACCCGCCCGCCACGGTCCGTCGCGTGCAGCAGATCCTGAAGGGCGAAGGCTACGATCCCGGGCCGATCAACGGCGTGCTGGGGCCGAAGACGGAGGAGGCCCTGGTCCAGTACCAGCAGAAGCACAACATCGAGGCGACGGGCTGGCTCGACCGGGAGACGAAGGCGAAGCTCGGCGTCTAGACGTCGCCGTCCGATCCGGCCGCGTTTGACAACGCGCCGCCGGCCGTGCGAGAGAATCGGCCATGCTCGAGGAGCCGACCTCTCTCCGCATCGACGACCCCGGCGTACGGGCCCTCTTCACGGAGGCGGCGCGCTTTCAAGCGTGGCTGGACGTCGAGGCCGCGCTCGCGCTGGCCCAGGCCGAGCTGGAGATCATCCCGGAGGCGGCCGCGCGCGAGATCGTCGCCAAGGCGCACCTCTCCTTCCTCGACCTGGCCGCGGTGCGCGAGGGCCTGGCCCGCACCGGCCATCCGCTGGTGCCGCTGGTCTGGGAGCTCGATCGCGCCTGTGAGGGCGAGGCCGGTGGCTACGTGCACTGGGGCGCCACCACCCAGAACGTCACCCAGACCGGCCAGCTCCTCCAGGTGCGGCATGCGCACCAGATCTTCCTGCGCCAGCTCGCGGCGATCCTGACCACGCTGGCCGACCTGGCCGAGCGTACCAAGGACGTGCTCCTTCCCGGCCGCACCCACGGCCAGCACGCGCTCCCCGCCACCTTCGGCTTCAAGGTCGCGGTGTGGATCGACGAGCTGGCGCGACACGTCGAGCGGCTGCAGGGCTGCGAGGGCCGCGTGTTCGTGGCCATGCTCGGCGGCGGCGCGGGCACGCTCGCGTCGCTGGGCGATCTGGGCCTGGCCACCCAGGAGCGGATGGCCGCGCACCTCGGCATGGCCCCGATGCCGATGCCCGCGCGCACCATCGGCGACCACCAGGCCGAGTACGTCGCGCTGCTCGGCATGCTCGCGGCGACGTGCAGCAAGATCGGCCGCGAGGTCTACACGCTGATGAAGCAGGAGTTCGGAGAGCTGGAAGAGCCGGTGCCGCCGGGCACGGTGGGCAGCAGTACCATGCCCCAGAAGCGCAATCCCAAGCTCTCGCAGGACATCATCGCGGCGGCCGCGCAGATCCGCGCGCTGGTGCCGCTGGCCCTGGAGGCGATGCAGACCGAGCACGAGGCCGATCGCACCACCAGCATGATGATGAGTCGCGCGATCGTGCAGGCGTGCGAGCTGACCGGCGACGTGCTGCAGCGGATGATGGTGCTGCTCGACGGCCTCCAGGTGTTCCCGGACCGCATGCGCGAGAATCTGGATCTCTCCGGCGGGCTCATCATGGCCGAGGCGCTCATGCTGGAGCTGGGCCGGCAGATCGGCCGGCAGCGCGCCCACGACGCGGTGTACGAGGCCGCGCAGGCCTCGGTGACGCAGGCGCGGCCGTTTCGCGAGATGCTCGCGTTGGATCCTCAGGTGAGCGCCGGCCTCACCCCCGCGCAGATGGAGACGCTCCTCGACCCCGCACGCTACACCGGGCTCTGCCGGGAGCTGGCCGAGCGCGGCGCCGCGCAGGCTCGCGCGATCGCCGCCGCGGTCGCGCTGCGCCTGGCCTGAGCCGCCACGTGCTCCCGATCCGCGGCCGGTCGACCGAGCGCGGTATCTGGGCCGCGCGGGGCGGTCACGGCGATCGGCTCCTCGTCCTCCTCCACGGCATGGGCGCGAACGCGTCCGTCTGGGAGCCGCTGCTGGCCATCATCGAGCGCTCGTGGAGCGGCCGCTGGCTGGCCCCCGATCTGCGCGGCCACGGTCGCTCGGTGCGCGTGGGCCCCTACGGCATCGGCGCGCACGCCGCGGACGTGGCCGCGCTGATCGAGGCCGAGGCGCCCGGCCCGGTGACGCTGGTCGGCCATTCGTTCGGCGGCGCGGTCGCCGGGCTCCTGGCCTCCGGGTGGTTCGGCCCGCGCGTCGCCGAGGTGGCGGCCTTCGGCGTGAAGATCGAATGGACCGAGAGCGAGATCGAGAAGGCGCGCGCGATGTCGCATCGCCCCGCGCCCGCCTTCGCGACGCGGGACGAGGCGACGGAGCGCTATCTGCGCATCTCGGGACTCGCCGGCCTGGCCGACGCATCGTCCGCCACCGCGGTCGCCGGCGTGCTGGGCGACGACGGCCGCTTCCAGGTCGCGATGGATCCGCGGGCCTACGGGGCGGTGGGGCCGTCGATCCCGGCGCTCCTGCGCCTGGCGACGGCGCCGCTGCGGCTGGCCGCGGGCGACCGCGACCCGATGGTCACGCTAGAGCAGATGC encodes the following:
- a CDS encoding aldo/keto reductase encodes the protein MRYRPFGRTGLQVSVVGFGCWPMAGDRYGAIEDDEAIRAIHRALDRGVNCVDTAPAYGAGHSEEVVARALEGRRQDVILVTKCGVKAPPLGQPGPLRDASRASIFREIEASLERLRTDWVDVLLVHWPDAGTPVEETMRALEDLVASGRARFVGVSNFTGAMLAECMRTRRVDVSQVGYHMFDRRQEQETFPYCRVEGIGVMGYGSLGHGLLTGAFTAATTFDPARDWRAGGVAFGQPIFRGENLKTNVGVADRLRREVADPRGVPLSQIALAWVLANPAVSTALVGARTPAEVDANDAGAELELSSAERATIDAILAGAVGRVREFTPLRPAMEPWGAELRA
- the alr gene encoding alanine racemase; translated protein: MSAPLRPTTLEVDLDAAAHNVGAVRRLVGPDRRVFAVVKADGYGFGAVEMGAVFARSGADWLAVADLSEGVRLRERGLTVPILVYPNSLPGAAADALAHRLVPTLVDLESARAYSQAAAGPCEIFVKVDVGLERLGVPAEQAVKTILAMLELPRLTLGGLCAHPHAEPGGDPAYADWQAGRFTAVVDELEARGVRVPVRLLAASPFVLRFPHTYLNAVDPGRMLYGITFPGETPPVPLRPALRALTTRIIAMKELTPRERFIEQAPFPVTAPMRLGVMPMGSADGLRWLNAGRVLVRGRAASLVGAPSLEHTRIDLTAVPDATVGDEVVIIGRQGDLEITPAEVAARHGLGPHHVATTVGPRVTRVYRRGQVLHYDI
- a CDS encoding phytanoyl-CoA dioxygenase family protein: MPKVLTQAQIETFERDGCLSPVRAMSAERARYYRERFEALEARVPDIKKMKTKSHLLAPWVLEIAEDPHVLDIFEDLVGPNLRCWSMAWRVKKADRETFAGWHQDSAYGAARPVILGGLALSECGVAQGCLRGVPGSHKWGILKHAEKDDPKSILAKGQFIVDEFDESKAVDFSLQPGEMVMFDNSLVHSSGTNVGPDRRFLLLVEMVPTWARPARVKQAAMLMRGEDTSGNFDDEPRPDAEWSETAVANWTRIVESRAKLIFEDSAVAPSVAYGGTRAAT
- the aroA gene encoding 3-phosphoshikimate 1-carboxyvinyltransferase — encoded protein: MSQATAPPLAIEPIATPFEATVALPGSKSYSNRALLVAALARGRSEITGALWSDDTRYMHRALETLGVRVHADEATRTFVIDGVDGRFPASEATLEIGNAGTAARFLTAAVALGHGTFVIDGSPAMRKRPIQPLLDGLRALGVDAESREGTGCPPVIVRARGMAGGRARMRGDISSQYFSALLLAAPYAERGMEIEVEGDLVSAPYIAMTLSTMEAFGVGAEREGDRHFRVPAGQRYEARDYPVEPDASGASYFFAAAAVTGSRVIVPRLGHASVQGDLGLLDVLRRMGCEVSVEDEEITVQGPSQLRAVDADFTRMGDVATTLMAIAPFADGPVTVRGIAQTHFEESDRPVAAATELRRMGLRVESEWDSVTIHPGMPQPTDVQTYEDHRIAMSFAVTGLRAPGIRIVDPSCVSKTFPDYFRALGGLAVGA
- a CDS encoding polysaccharide deacetylase family protein, which translates into the protein MNYEEGSEYNAQDDGFSEATLTEAGAGAYGVKGRDLAAEGLFEYGSRVGFWRVRRIFTERRLPLTVFGCALALERNPKVAAAIRESGWDVCSHGWRWVKHYELTEVEEREHIRKAVESMQRTVGERPLGWYCRYGPSVNTRRLVVEEGGFLYDSDAYNDELPYWVRVDGRPHLVVPYSLTVNDSKFGSGGFFTADDYFAFVKDGFDVLYREGKTQPKMMSLGLHLRLIGHPSRAAGLERALDYIASHRDVWFTRRIDIARHWAATHPA
- a CDS encoding ureidoglycolate lyase, translating into MRIVAEPLTGDTFKPFGAVLEGSTVPGRTYLSDTLANGRPHAPVSLAVATVAPKATFPMRVTVLERHQHSSQTFIPLAVSRYVVLATLDAAGGGPDLGRLRAFVARAGQGVTYAMGTWHHPLTVLDGPASFAVLMWRDGTAGDEEFVPVDAPLTIVLPEGS
- a CDS encoding cyclase family protein, which produces MAHLVALTLLCLFAALGPFAAEAYDPVAPNGVVDLTPTVYTNRVQWWPGGHEQPIIVPYHKWGPDGPWASDLLIVDENTANQVDCPPHMVPPPDSGLPNAGYWGTLTCDKVPIWQWLGEVVKIDARTILDQAKNGESPIVTRDMVQAAERAHRALQAGDAVLYWSGYDDKYDKPMPEGARLIVSPFDGKSPAWPAPDYDASEYVGSKGVRVMGIDSPSMGAFGPPRYVTKGPDSSFQNPLAIESHLGHFKYGAVHTEGLMALDRVPNGSLYITLTPKHRGSPTGESRSVAITDTKLAGELLKAVRAHRVVDLSVTLAQELPVWWPGAGVGNYVYPYRVLHTNTYTGWMGPYRVNNHLMDAHTGTHMDPPAHFGPPTGFDFGSYNAWTKGVQQKYEAKFGKIKTTDMTSDKVPPHYCMGPARVVDVTARIGTTRRESWPASPAIRVEDVQAHERLYGPIKAGEVILFKSGHTDAHFRELQRGVEDPNTAAPLNGHSEGWPSPTPETVNYILDKGVKCIGTDAPSMGSVNGEEATMTHWAAASREAVFVEFLTGVGALPPTGGFFVFLAPKYENNHGGPGRAIGILP
- a CDS encoding SDR family oxidoreductase, with the protein product MSERMLSNVGARAKQLGIPLEEALAQRAAETAVGRLGEPRELAHAVAFLASGKSSYITATTILADGGLVRSVL
- a CDS encoding aldolase/citrate lyase family protein; protein product: MRPNKIKQMWRDGKCVTMGWLSVSNGFTAEVMARQGFDALVIDMQHGLTDMANLWPMLQAVSQTDTVPVVRVAWNDPATIMKALDFGAYGILVPLINTAADAAKAVAACRYPPVGMRSSGPVRAVHYGGADYVANANDEIVLMAMIETKEGLANLDAICATPGLDCIYIGPADLSFALGLPPRGDNPDPVHMATCDRIRDAAHKHGKKAAMHCASAAFAAGAVKRGFDLVMLCSDLASMVAGVRKQLDDLKAATV